From Salinicola endophyticus:
CAACGGTGATACCGCGGGCCGGCTGATCGCCACCCTCGCCAGCCTGGAAATAGGCTAGCCCCGGACGCTGCCACGGGTGGACACGCCGGGGCGACAGGTGCGTGAAAACTCGAGGCGTGCACGCGCCAGCGCTCAATGACGCTCCCAGCCCAGGCGACCGAGCCGCTCCAGCATCCGGTCAAGCGTCCGCTCGGCGCCCGTTTCGACGCCTTTGGCCAGGCGCCCGGCAAGACCACGACGGCTTGCCAATGAGATATGCAGCACCCGCGCCTGGCTGGATATTTTCTCCAGCAGATAGGCGTCGCTGGTGCCGACGGCATCGACCAAGCCCTGGGATCGCGCTTCACTACCGTACCAGATTTCACCGGTCGCCACCTGATCGAGGTCGAGCTGCGGGCGGCGCTCGCCGACATAGCGCTTGAACAGGTCGTGGGTCGACTGCAGATCCTCGAGAAACTTGGCCCTGCCCTCCTCGCTGTTCTCGCCCAGCACGGTCAGGGTGCGCTTGTAGCGTCCCGCCGTCAGCAGCTCGACGTCGACGTCATGCTTCTTGAGCAGCCGGTGCACGTTGGGAATCTGCGCCACCACACCGATCGAACCGATCACCGCAAAGGGCGCCGCGATCAGGTGATGGGCACAGCACGCCATCATGTAACCGCCACTGGCCGCGACCTTGTCCACACATACCGTGAGTCGTGCGCCGGCGTCGCGCAGGCGGTCGAGCTGCGCCGCCGCCAGGCCGTAGCTGTGGACCAGCCCACCACCCGAGGTCAGCCGAAGCACCACTTCGTCGCCCGATTCGAGCTGTGCGATCAGCAGCGACACCAGTTCAGACAGCGCCGGCGTCGCCGAGGCCTTGAGATCGCCCTCGAAGTCCAGCACCCAGACCCGCTCGTCCACCGCCGCCTTGGCCGCCTGCTTCTCTTCA
This genomic window contains:
- the sohB gene encoding protease SohB produces the protein MIGWLAEYGMFLAKTATLVVALALVLALVARGRRRGGGDSGGQLRVTSLDARFSERRRQLQLAATPKSGRRQLAKRLKREEKQAAKAAVDERVWVLDFEGDLKASATPALSELVSLLIAQLESGDEVVLRLTSGGGLVHSYGLAAAQLDRLRDAGARLTVCVDKVAASGGYMMACCAHHLIAAPFAVIGSIGVVAQIPNVHRLLKKHDVDVELLTAGRYKRTLTVLGENSEEGRAKFLEDLQSTHDLFKRYVGERRPQLDLDQVATGEIWYGSEARSQGLVDAVGTSDAYLLEKISSQARVLHISLASRRGLAGRLAKGVETGAERTLDRMLERLGRLGWERH